From the genome of Excalfactoria chinensis isolate bCotChi1 chromosome 14, bCotChi1.hap2, whole genome shotgun sequence, one region includes:
- the FBXL16 gene encoding F-box/LRR-repeat protein 16, producing MSNSRNGDTKPPCLPRNGLVKIPTQPNGLGSASITKGTPAVKNRLCQPSSVPAILSPALTPRSDLSVPSLASPLSLAALAGVSSPPGTSLVALNSSEATPGSEHPSPERLPGSPSERQLVVDEKILNRLFWYFSACEKCVLAQVCKAWRRVLYQPKFWVGLTPVLHTKELYNVLPGGEKEFVSLQGFAVRGFDGFCLVGVSDLDICEFIDNYPLSKKGVKSMSLKRSTITDAGLEVMLEQMQGVVRLELSGCNDFTEAGLWSSLNARITALSVSDCINVADDAIAAISQLLPNLAELNLQAYHVTDTALAYFTAKQGYTTHTLRLNSCWEITNHGVVNMVHSLPNLSVLSLSGCSKVTDDGVELVAENLRKLRSLDLSWCPRITDMALEYIACDLHKLEELVLDRCVRITDTGLSYLSTMSSLRSLYLRWCCQVQDFGLKHLLGMGSLRLLSLAGCPLLTTTGLSGLVQLQELEELELTNCPGATPELFKYFSQHLPCCMVIE from the exons ATGTCGAACTCGAGAAACGGCGACACCAAGCCCCCATGTTTGCCTCGCAATGGACTGGTAAAGATCCCCACACAGCCCAACGGCCTCGGCTCTGCCAGCATCACCAAAGGCACCCCCGCCGTGAAAAACCGCCTGTGCCAGCCTTCCTCCGTGCCTGCCATCCTCAGCCCAGCCTTAACCCCCCGCAGCGACCTGTCTGTCCCCAGCCTGGCCTCACCGCTCTCCCTGGCCGCTCTGGCTGGTGTCTCATCCCCTCCCGGCACCTCCTTGGTGGCACTGAACTCGAGCGAGGCCACTCCAGGCTCGGAGCATCCCTCTCCAGAACGGCTGCCCGGTTCACCATCAGAGAGGCAGCTGGTGGTGGATGAGAAGATCCTCAACCGCCTCTTCTGGTACTTTTCGGCTTGTGAGAAGTGTGTGTTGGCACAGGTGTGCAAGGCGTGGCGGCGAGTGCTCTACCAACCCAAGTTTTGGGTGGGTCTGACACCTGTCCTGCACACCAAAGAGCTCTACAACGTCCTGCCTGGTGGTGAGAAGGAGTTTGTCAGcctgcagggctttgctgtGCGGGGTTTTGATGGTTTCTGCCTCGTGGGCGTCTCCGACCTGGACATTTGTGAGTTCATTGACAACTACCCCTTGTCCAAGAAGGGGGTCAAGTCTATGAGCCTTAAAAGGTCAACCATCACGGATGCAGGGCTGGAG GTGATGCTGGAGCAGATGCAGGGTGTGGTGAGGCTGGAGCTGTCGGGCTGCAACGACTTCACGGAGGCCGGGCTGTGGTCAAGCCTCAATGCCCGCATCACAGCGCTGAGCGTCAGCGACTGCATCAACGTGGCTGATGATGCCATCGCGGCCATCTCACAGCTCCTGCCCAACCTTGCCGAGCTCAACCTGCAAGCCTACCATGTGACGGACACGGCTCTCGCCTACTTCACGGCCAAGCAGGGTTACACCACCCACACCCTGCGCCTCAATTCCTGCTGGGAGATCACCAACCATGGCGTGGTCAACATGGTGCACAGCTTGCCCAACCTGAGTGTCCTCAGCCTCTCGGGCTGCTCCAAGGTGACAGATGATGGTGTGGAGCTGGTAGCCGAGAACCTGCGCAAGCTACGCAGCCTTGACCTGTCCTGGTGCCCTCGCATCACAGACATGGCTCTGGAGTACATCGCCTGTGACCTGCACaagctggaggagctggtgcTCGACAG GTGTGTGCGGATCACTGACACTGGCCTCAGCTACCTGTCCACCATGTCATCCCTGCGGAGCCTTTACCTGCGCTGGTGCTGCCAG GTGCAGGACTTCGGCCTGAAGCACCTCCTGGGCATGGGCAGCCTACGCCTCCTATCTCTTGCTG GCTGCCCCTTGTTGACCACCACGGGCCTCTCGGGGCTGgtacagctgcaggagctggaggagctggagctcaCCAATTGCCCTGGAGCCACGCCAGAGCTCTTCAAGTACTTCTCCCAGCACCTGCCCTGCTGCATGGTCATCGAGTAG